TAACAATCAGCGCGCCTGCACCCACCGCAATTGCCGAAACACTTACCCAGGCGATGATATTGATGGCATTGGTACTTTTTTTAGCCCTGAAATAACGGGATGCGAACTGCCAGATCAATGTTAAGCTGTTTTATTTATTGTTTTCCCTCTCTGCGTCGTCTTCCTTGATCTTTTTGAACAGTTCGTCCATTTTGAAGATATACTCCAGGGTATCGTCCAGGAACAGGGTGAGTTCGGGTATGCGACGTAACTGTTTGCCTACGCGGTTGCCCAGATCCTTCTTAATTTCACCCATTCTTTCCTTGATACGGTTCACCATTTCATGGTTATCAGCTATCTTGAACATGCTCAGGTATACCCTGGCCTCGAGCAGGTCGGGAGTAACTTTTACGGAAGAGATGGAGATCATTCCCCCATCTACCACGTTAAATCCCATCCGCTGAAATATTTCACTCAGTTCTTTTTGTAACAGCTGTCCTATTTGTTTCTGTCTTTTGCTTTCCTGCATAATGTTTAAAGATTTGAGATTGTATTAACTTGCATCCTTAATTCAATCTTCTCCGGCAAAGATAAGGAAACAGGCATGTGCTGACAGATATAAATCGGTTCCTGCCCCGGAAAAGCGAAACAGATAAGATAAATAATCGTAAGATGAAGACTTTTTTCAGGTTGCTGAGTTTGTCGAAGCCCTATCACCACTATGTTCCGGAATATATTGTGTATGTTATTCTGTATACGGTCTTCGGGCTGCTGAACTTTACACTACTGATTCCATTGCTAAACGCACTATTTGACATTGAAAAGCATGAGGTTGTCAGCCAGCTACCCGATTTTTCATTTACTGCAAAGTACTTCATAGATCTATTCTATTATAATATTAATGAGCTACTTATAAAGTATAATGGTAATAAGTTTGCGGTACTGGTATATGTCTGTACCGTACTTTTCATCACTATCATACTAAAAAATCTTTTCGGATATCTCAGTCAACGTACGCTCACTCGTGTACGGGTTTCCATGGTGCGAAGGATGAGGGAAAAGGTCTTTTACCAATACAGTCATCAGTCTCTGGGCTTTTTCCACAATGAACGTAAAGGCGACCTGTTGTCTGTTGTCAGCAGTGATGTGGTAGAAGTCGAAAACTCTGTGATCACCTCTATGCAAACCATCCTGCGTGACCCCCTGGTGATCATTTCCACGTTCGTAGCACTTTTCAACATATCAAGAGAGCTTACGTTTTTCGCTATCCTGTTCTTCCCGATATCTGGTCTGTTGCTCAGCTCTGTATCTAAAAAGTTGAAAAAGCAATCCACCGTAAGCCATGGACTACTCGGTAAAATATTGAATATCAGTGAAGAAACACTTTCGGGCATTCGTATTATCAAGGCATTTAATGCTGAAAGCTTCATTAACAGTAAATTTTCAGAAGACAACCAGGCATATGCAGACAATATCAAATCAATGCAAAACCGACGTGAGGCAGCCTCTCCCGTATCTGAGATCCTGGGAGTAATGGTGGTGATCGTCATCATGTTATATGGTGGTAATCTGATATTATCTGGCTCCAATGCACTGACAGCGTCCACCTTTATCGCCTACCTTGGATTCTTTTTCCAGATACTGGCACCGGCGAAATCTATGGGTACCGCTATTACCGCCCTACCTAAAGGACTGGCTGCTGGTGAACGTCTGCTGCGTATCATGGATGCACCTAATCCGATCAGTGATAAAGAAAATGCAGCTGCATTGGCTGGCTTCGAAAAAAATATTGAATTCAGCAATGTCACGTTCGCCTATAACGAGAAGCCTGTACTTAAAAACGTACAGCTCACTATCGACAAGGGCCGTATGGTCGCCCTGGTAGGTAAAAGCGGTGCTGGTAAATCTACGATGGCCGACCTGATCCCCCGTTTCTATGACGTAACTGGCGGTGCTATCCTCGTAGATGGTAAAGATATCCGTGACGTCAAAATGCATGATCTGCGTGCGCAGATAG
The DNA window shown above is from Chitinophaga agri and carries:
- the rbfA gene encoding 30S ribosome-binding factor RbfA encodes the protein MQESKRQKQIGQLLQKELSEIFQRMGFNVVDGGMISISSVKVTPDLLEARVYLSMFKIADNHEMVNRIKERMGEIKKDLGNRVGKQLRRIPELTLFLDDTLEYIFKMDELFKKIKEDDAERENNK
- a CDS encoding ABC transporter ATP-binding protein, whose amino-acid sequence is MKTFFRLLSLSKPYHHYVPEYIVYVILYTVFGLLNFTLLIPLLNALFDIEKHEVVSQLPDFSFTAKYFIDLFYYNINELLIKYNGNKFAVLVYVCTVLFITIILKNLFGYLSQRTLTRVRVSMVRRMREKVFYQYSHQSLGFFHNERKGDLLSVVSSDVVEVENSVITSMQTILRDPLVIISTFVALFNISRELTFFAILFFPISGLLLSSVSKKLKKQSTVSHGLLGKILNISEETLSGIRIIKAFNAESFINSKFSEDNQAYADNIKSMQNRREAASPVSEILGVMVVIVIMLYGGNLILSGSNALTASTFIAYLGFFFQILAPAKSMGTAITALPKGLAAGERLLRIMDAPNPISDKENAAALAGFEKNIEFSNVTFAYNEKPVLKNVQLTIDKGRMVALVGKSGAGKSTMADLIPRFYDVTGGAILVDGKDIRDVKMHDLRAQIGMVSQEAILFNDTVFNNIAFGQPDANREEVIKAAKIANAHEFIAQLENGYDTPIGDRGMKLSGGQRQRLTIARAIFKNPPILILDEATSALDTESEKLVQDALDRLMENRTTIVIAHRLSTIQHANEIIVMDQGEIKERGTHDELITKDGIYRKLVEMQEFK